Proteins encoded within one genomic window of Triticum aestivum cultivar Chinese Spring chromosome 2D, IWGSC CS RefSeq v2.1, whole genome shotgun sequence:
- the LOC123051847 gene encoding probable protein phosphatase 2C 65 isoform X1, producing MGCAHGKCCLPRGDGGVRREGGGVPGGRGGSTLGRAAVPGAGLTLEYATLTVDGLYPDSPGRETQDAYLVATRFAGDPDLHLFAVFDGHGACGAACSGFARDALPRLLLLAAEDDAAGGGGSLLATDPAGAFRAAMVGVNEEMHAAPAVDDSMSGTTAVAALVAGGALHVANVGDSRAVAGVWRDGRVAAEELSWDQTPFRADERARVKACGARVMSVEQVEGVRDPDAEGWLADEGDPPRVWARDGLYPGTAFTRSLGDLAAEGVGVIADPEVKTVEITPAHLFFVVASDGVFEFLSSQEVVDMVAMHQDPRDACAAIAAESYKLWLEHENRTDDITIIIVHIRDAQNSGPAGSDKENSSSTGAPIALHTVQPELPVFVPSEASHLNGVAAAELRRPSSSGSPSERRLSCVTPSPTHPLLEGGKALEASRSTQIDIAISQPVEAWHPREGGNKLERAVSC from the exons ATGGGGTGCGCGCACGGCAAGTGCTGCCTGCCGCGGGGCGACGGCGGGGTGCGGCGGGAGGGCGGCGGCGTGCCGGGCGGCCGCGGCGGCTCCACCCTCGGCCGCGCCGCGGTGCCGGGGGCCGGCCTGACGCTGGAGTACGCCACGCTGACGGTCGACGGCCTCTACCCGGACTCCCCGGGGCGGGAGACGCAGGACGCGTACCTCGTGGCCACGCGCTTCGCGGGCGACCCCGATCTCCACCTCTTCGCGGTCTTCGACGGCCACGGCGCCTGCGGGGCCGCCTGCTCCGGGTTCGCGCGGGACGCGctcccgcgcctcctcctcctcgcggccgaggacgacgccgccggcggcggcgggagcctcCTCGCGACGGACCCCGCGGGCGCGTTCCGGGCGGCGATGGTCGGGGTCAACGAGGAGATGCACGCGGCGCCGGCCGTGGACGATTCCATGAGCGGGACCACGGCCGTGGCCGCGCTCGTGGCCGGCGGCGCGCTCCACGTGGCCAACGTCGGGGACTCGCGCGCCGTCGCCGGGGTGTGGCGCGACGGCCGCGTCGCCGCCGAGGAGCTGTCCTGGGACCAGACGCCGTTCCGCGCCGACGAGCGCGCGCGCGTCAAGGCCTGCGGCGCGCGGGTCATGTCCGTCGAGCAGGTGGAGGGCGTGCGCGACCCGGACGCCGAGGGCTGGCTCGCCGACGAGGGGGACCCGCCCCGCGTCTGGGCCCGCGACGGCCTCTACCCGGGCACGGCCTTCACGCGCAGCCTCGGCGACCTCGCCGCCGAGGGCGTCGGGGTCATCGCCGACCCTGAGGTGAAGACCGTGGAGATCACCCCGGCCCACCTCTTCTTCGTCGTCGCAAGCGATGGCGTCTTCGAGTTCCTCTCCAGCCAGGAAGTCGTCGACATG GTGGCTATGCATCAAGACCCTCGAGATGCTTGTGCAGCAATCGCTGCAGAGTCATACAAACTATGGCTAGAGCATGAAAACAGGACAGACGATATAACAATAATCATCGTGCATATCCGGGATGCTCAAAAT TCAGGTCCTGCAGGGAGTGACAaagagaactccagcagcaccggGGCGCCGATAGCATTGCACACGGTGCAGCCGGAGCTACCTGTATTTGTACCGTCAGAAGCAAGTCACCTGAACGGAGTGGCTGCTGCTGAACTGCGGCGGCCATCCTCCTCTGGCTCTCCATCGGAGCGACGCCTCTCATGCGTTACTCCTTCGCCTACACACCCTTTATTAGAAGGCGGTAAAGCATTGGAAGCTTCCAGGTCGACCCAGATCGACATTGCCATATCCCAGCCAGTGGAAGCTTGGCATCCAAGGGAAGGTGGTAACAAGCTAGAACGGGCAGTCTCCTGCTGA
- the LOC123051847 gene encoding probable protein phosphatase 2C 65 isoform X2: MGCAHGKCCLPRGDGGVRREGGGVPGGRGGSTLGRAAVPGAGLTLEYATLTVDGLYPDSPGRETQDAYLVATRFAGDPDLHLFAVFDGHGACGAACSGFARDALPRLLLLAAEDDAAGGGGSLLATDPAGAFRAAMVGVNEEMHAAPAVDDSMSGTTAVAALVAGGALHVANVGDSRAVAGVWRDGRVAAEELSWDQTPFRADERARVKACGARVMSVEQVEGVRDPDAEGWLADEGDPPRVWARDGLYPGTAFTRSLGDLAAEGVGVIADPEVKTVEITPAHLFFVVASDGVFEFLSSQEVVDMVAMHQDPRDACAAIAAESYKLWLEHENRTDDITIIIVHIRDAQNVLQGVTKRTPAAPGRR; the protein is encoded by the exons ATGGGGTGCGCGCACGGCAAGTGCTGCCTGCCGCGGGGCGACGGCGGGGTGCGGCGGGAGGGCGGCGGCGTGCCGGGCGGCCGCGGCGGCTCCACCCTCGGCCGCGCCGCGGTGCCGGGGGCCGGCCTGACGCTGGAGTACGCCACGCTGACGGTCGACGGCCTCTACCCGGACTCCCCGGGGCGGGAGACGCAGGACGCGTACCTCGTGGCCACGCGCTTCGCGGGCGACCCCGATCTCCACCTCTTCGCGGTCTTCGACGGCCACGGCGCCTGCGGGGCCGCCTGCTCCGGGTTCGCGCGGGACGCGctcccgcgcctcctcctcctcgcggccgaggacgacgccgccggcggcggcgggagcctcCTCGCGACGGACCCCGCGGGCGCGTTCCGGGCGGCGATGGTCGGGGTCAACGAGGAGATGCACGCGGCGCCGGCCGTGGACGATTCCATGAGCGGGACCACGGCCGTGGCCGCGCTCGTGGCCGGCGGCGCGCTCCACGTGGCCAACGTCGGGGACTCGCGCGCCGTCGCCGGGGTGTGGCGCGACGGCCGCGTCGCCGCCGAGGAGCTGTCCTGGGACCAGACGCCGTTCCGCGCCGACGAGCGCGCGCGCGTCAAGGCCTGCGGCGCGCGGGTCATGTCCGTCGAGCAGGTGGAGGGCGTGCGCGACCCGGACGCCGAGGGCTGGCTCGCCGACGAGGGGGACCCGCCCCGCGTCTGGGCCCGCGACGGCCTCTACCCGGGCACGGCCTTCACGCGCAGCCTCGGCGACCTCGCCGCCGAGGGCGTCGGGGTCATCGCCGACCCTGAGGTGAAGACCGTGGAGATCACCCCGGCCCACCTCTTCTTCGTCGTCGCAAGCGATGGCGTCTTCGAGTTCCTCTCCAGCCAGGAAGTCGTCGACATG GTGGCTATGCATCAAGACCCTCGAGATGCTTGTGCAGCAATCGCTGCAGAGTCATACAAACTATGGCTAGAGCATGAAAACAGGACAGACGATATAACAATAATCATCGTGCATATCCGGGATGCTCAAAAT GTCCTGCAGGGAGTGACAaagagaactccagcagcaccggGGCGCCGATAG
- the LOC123051847 gene encoding probable protein phosphatase 2C 65 isoform X3 — protein MGCAHGKCCLPRGDGGVRREGGGVPGGRGGSTLGRAAVPGAGLTLEYATLTVDGLYPDSPGRETQDAYLVATRFAGDPDLHLFAVFDGHGACGAACSGFARDALPRLLLLAAEDDAAGGGGSLLATDPAGAFRAAMVGVNEEMHAAPAVDDSMSGTTAVAALVAGGALHVANVGDSRAVAGVWRDGRVAAEELSWDQTPFRADERARVKACGARVMSVEQVEGVRDPDAEGWLADEGDPPRVWARDGLYPGTAFTRSLGDLAAEGVGVIADPEVKTVEITPAHLFFVVASDGVFEFLSSQEVVDMVAMHQDPRDACAAIAAESYKLWLEHENRTDDITIIIVHIRDAQNGVTKRTPAAPGRR, from the exons ATGGGGTGCGCGCACGGCAAGTGCTGCCTGCCGCGGGGCGACGGCGGGGTGCGGCGGGAGGGCGGCGGCGTGCCGGGCGGCCGCGGCGGCTCCACCCTCGGCCGCGCCGCGGTGCCGGGGGCCGGCCTGACGCTGGAGTACGCCACGCTGACGGTCGACGGCCTCTACCCGGACTCCCCGGGGCGGGAGACGCAGGACGCGTACCTCGTGGCCACGCGCTTCGCGGGCGACCCCGATCTCCACCTCTTCGCGGTCTTCGACGGCCACGGCGCCTGCGGGGCCGCCTGCTCCGGGTTCGCGCGGGACGCGctcccgcgcctcctcctcctcgcggccgaggacgacgccgccggcggcggcgggagcctcCTCGCGACGGACCCCGCGGGCGCGTTCCGGGCGGCGATGGTCGGGGTCAACGAGGAGATGCACGCGGCGCCGGCCGTGGACGATTCCATGAGCGGGACCACGGCCGTGGCCGCGCTCGTGGCCGGCGGCGCGCTCCACGTGGCCAACGTCGGGGACTCGCGCGCCGTCGCCGGGGTGTGGCGCGACGGCCGCGTCGCCGCCGAGGAGCTGTCCTGGGACCAGACGCCGTTCCGCGCCGACGAGCGCGCGCGCGTCAAGGCCTGCGGCGCGCGGGTCATGTCCGTCGAGCAGGTGGAGGGCGTGCGCGACCCGGACGCCGAGGGCTGGCTCGCCGACGAGGGGGACCCGCCCCGCGTCTGGGCCCGCGACGGCCTCTACCCGGGCACGGCCTTCACGCGCAGCCTCGGCGACCTCGCCGCCGAGGGCGTCGGGGTCATCGCCGACCCTGAGGTGAAGACCGTGGAGATCACCCCGGCCCACCTCTTCTTCGTCGTCGCAAGCGATGGCGTCTTCGAGTTCCTCTCCAGCCAGGAAGTCGTCGACATG GTGGCTATGCATCAAGACCCTCGAGATGCTTGTGCAGCAATCGCTGCAGAGTCATACAAACTATGGCTAGAGCATGAAAACAGGACAGACGATATAACAATAATCATCGTGCATATCCGGGATGCTCAAAAT GGAGTGACAaagagaactccagcagcaccggGGCGCCGATAG
- the LOC123055685 gene encoding putative disease resistance RPP13-like protein 1 → MEASISVVAGELVSRFISFLMNKYHSSLSHAQSEEKLVERLQNLLMRVSMIVEEADARYITNSGMLLQLKILSEAMYKGYRVLDTLRYQNLQDSAGINEVSINDSSSSSLYLSIPVKRSRTKAEKDEKAMRLEYGALKSLEIVVANMAEFVVLLGGCEHMSRRPYDAYLYTKNFMFSRHAEKQKLLSFLLEHKNPPGDHAPAVLPIIGGFGVGKKTLVAHVCGDERVRSRFSILHLNGDRLLTILDHGRTMSGTMLVVIEFASDVGEDDWKKFHLFLNRMSGGSKTIIISKLKRLARFGSVNPIFLGVLSYDELRYLFKTLAFDSADPAEHPRLVQLADEFAKELDSKQGSLVAINTFAYALRMNLSVQFWRCLFDKGVRYVKRNLSIHGVHPSMLIEQGHPVDITDFALHPLTMTSNVQIKEESPSVTLVELLADPSVTPEGDFHLVAWESRIPPHKSFVHFVTSRAQDTHEGSSALPGRKRRGVPI, encoded by the coding sequence ATGGAAGCTTCAATATCTGTAGTCGCAGGTGAACTAGTGAGTCGTTTCATCTCCTTCCTGATGAACAAGTACCACTCCTCCTTGAGCCATGCACAGTCAGAGGAGAAGCTGGTGGAGAGATTGCAGAACCTCCTGATGAGAGTCAGCATGATCGTTGAGGAAGCAGATGCGCGGTACATAACAAATTCTGGGATGTTGTTACAGCTCAAGATACTCTCAGAGGCCATGTACAAAGGATACCGCGTGCTGGACACCTTGAGGTACCAAAACCTCCAAGACAGTGCAGGCATTAACGAGGTTAGCATCAACGACTCATCTAGCAGCAGCTTGTACTTATCTATTCCTGTCAAGCGTTCTCGAACAAAAGCTGAGAAGGATGAGAAGGCCATGCGCCTCGAGTATGGTGCCTTGAAAAGCTTAGAAATTGTTGTTGCTAACATGGCAGAATTTGTAGTGCTTCTGGGTGGATGCGAGCACATGTCTCGTAGGCCATATGATGCTTATCTTTACACAAAAAACTTCATGTTCAGCCGACATGCTGAAAAACAAAAGCTCTTGAGCTTCTTGTTGGAGCACAAGAACCCTCCTGGTGATCATGCGCCGGCAGTTCTTCCGATCATAGGTGGTTTTGGAGTTGGGAAGAAAACATTGGTTGCTCATGTGTGTGGCGACGAAAGGGTTCGGTCACGCTTCTCTATTTTGCACTTGAATGGAGATAGACTCTTAACAATACTTGACCATGGAAGGACCATGTCTGGGAcgatgttggtagttattgagtttGCTTCTGATGTAGGTGAAGATGATTGGAAAAAGTTTCACTTGTTTCTCAATAGAATGAGCGGTGGAAGCAAGACCATCATTATAAGTAAACTTAAAAGATTAGCCCGGTTTGGATCTGTGAATCCTATTTTCCTAGGTGTTTTGTCTTACGATGAGTTGAGGTACCTTTTCAAGACACTGGCATTCGATAGCGCAGACCCCGCAGAACATCCACGACTAGTACAATTAGCAGATGAGTTTGCCAAGGAGTTGGACAGTAAGCAAGGTTCACTTGTCGCAATAAATACATTCGCATATGCGTTGAGAATGAACCTCAGTGTTCAGTTTTGGCGTTGCTTATTTGACAAGGGGGTAAGATACGTTAAAAGAAACCTCTCCATACATGGTGTACACCCAAGTATGCTTATAGAACAAGGCCATCCAGTGGACATCACGGACTTCGCCTTGCATCCACTTACCATGACAAGTAATGTTCAAATCAAGGAGGAATCACCAAGTGTGACATTGGTGGAACTTCTGGCAGATCCTAGTGTTACACCGGAAGGAGACTTCCATCTAGTTGCATGGGAATCAAGGATACCGCCTCATAAATCATTTGTTCATTTTGTTACAAGTCGTGCTCAGGATACACATGAAGGTAGTAGTGCCTTGCCAGGGAGGAAGCGACGAGGAGTGCCGATCTAA